One Osmerus mordax isolate fOsmMor3 chromosome 16, fOsmMor3.pri, whole genome shotgun sequence genomic window carries:
- the tmem275a gene encoding transmembrane protein 275, producing MVVTDRSSSAPVPKKEPKKKRRKSRPHGLPSPALCCACGLCIMLAGINITLVGAFAFSTLVPSANPPIIIGPILLLVAFSFFGACCVCSRLPPAQGSRRSKVGGRSLGMMGRGGLAGGAAFEIETSEHTLQDTTAVQLSPTPSPGSSRASSPEPELPESVPPGTCKLFTMESNGPTTATACYSTSSAGGGVVKLNLPREEVAA from the coding sequence ATGGTAGTCACAGACAGGAGCTCCAGCGCTCCTGTTCCCAAAAAGGAGCCcaaaaagaagaggaggaagtctCGTCCCCATGGTCTGCCATCCCCCGCGCTGTGCTGTGCCTGTGGCCTGTGCATCATGCTGGCAGGCATTAACATCACCCTGGTGGGGGCCTTTGCCTTCAGCACACTGGTTCCCTCTGCTAACCCACCCATCATCATAGGGCCCATCCTCCTCCTAGTGGCTTTCTCCTTCTTCGGAGCCTGCTGTGTCTGCAGCCGCCTGCCTCCTGCCCAGGGGTCACGGAGGTCCAAGGTGGGTGGCAGGAGCTTGGGGATGATGGGACGGGGTGGGCTGGCAGGGGGAGCGGCATTCGAGATTGAAACAAGTGAGCACACACTGCAGGACACCACAGctgtgcagctcagccccacACCTTCTCCCGGCTCTTCCCGCGCCTCCAGTCCTGAACCGGAGCTGCCTGAATCTGTTCCTCCAGGGACCTGCAAGCTCTTCACCATGGAGAGCAACGGTCCCACCACTGCCACGGCCTGCTACTCGACGTCTTCGGCCGGGGGAGGGGTTGTGAAGCTCAACCTGCCACGGGAGGAGGTGGCTGCCTAG